The Montipora capricornis isolate CH-2021 chromosome 1, ASM3666992v2, whole genome shotgun sequence genome contains a region encoding:
- the LOC138057179 gene encoding uncharacterized protein codes for MDVSQKISSYALDCNKDLVLARYCSLFISSKLFHVILNYLPDVHTYANDMQLYLAFSPNNTSQSQAIASMEKCINELRIWMLIDKLKINDDKTEFMIVGTRQQLEKISSHNLTIVKATVTTVTTAKNLGTWLDNHLTLQENINKTCRTAYLHIHNIRRIRKYLTKDVTENFVHAFVIGRIDYCNSILYGLPEVHVKKLQCVQNSAVRLITYSTVQK; via the coding sequence ATGGATGTGAGTCAGAAGATTTCAAGCTACGCTTTGGATTGCAACAAGGATCTTGTCTTGGCCCGTTATTGTTCACTATTTATTTCCAGTAAGCTCTTCCATGTAATACTCAATTACTTACCAGATGTACACACCTATGCTAATGATATGCAATTGTACCTTGCATTCTCACCCAATAACACCTCTCAATCACAGGCAATTGCATCAATGGAAAAGTGTATCAATGAATTGCGGATATGGATGCTCATTGacaagttaaaaattaatgatgacAAGACAGAATTCATGATTGTAGGAACTAGACAACAACTTGAGAAGATAAGCTCACACAATCTGACTATTGTTAAAGCTACAGTGACTACTGTTACTACTGCAAAGAATCTTGGGACATGGTTAGATAACCATCTTACACTGCaggaaaatataaacaaaactTGCAGAACTGCATACCTCCACATTCATAATATAAGACGTATTCGGAAATATTTAACTAAAGACGTAACTGAAAATTTTGTCCATGCTTTTGTGATTGGAAGAATCGACTATTGCAATAGTATTCTGTATGGGCTGCCTgaggtacatgtaaaaaaattacaatgcGTTCAGAACTCTGCTGTGAGGTTGATAacatacagtactgtgcaaaagtaa